In Canis lupus dingo isolate Sandy chromosome 32, ASM325472v2, whole genome shotgun sequence, the following are encoded in one genomic region:
- the LOC112644335 gene encoding small nuclear ribonucleoprotein F — protein MAKNNNTDNNRSLRFAPGRSYSCHEGRATAGLAASSLPHWLVLPLNPKPFPNGLTGKPVRVKLKWGMEYQGYLESVDGYMNMQLANTEEYIDGALSGHLGEVLIRCNNVLYIRGVEEEEEDGEMGE, from the coding sequence CTTTGCGGTTCGCGCCGGGCCGGAGTTACTCCTGTCACGAGGGACGGGCTACAGCTGGGCTGGCGGCGAGCAGCCTGCCGCATTGGCTTGTTTTGCCTCTCAATCCGAAACCTTTTCCGAATGGATTAACAGGAAAGCCAGTAAGGGTGAAACTGAAGTGGGGAATGGAGTACCAAGGTTACCTCGAATCTGTAGATGGCTATATGAATATGCAGCTTGCAAACACAGAAGAATACATAGATGGAGCGTTGTCTGGACATTTGGGTGAAGTTTTAATAAGGTGTAATAATGTCCTTTATATCAGGGGtgttgaagaagaggaagaagatggagaaatggGAGAATAG